Below is a window of Spirochaetota bacterium DNA.
ACGATGCACTGACACATCGAGAGAAGCATGGATGGCCATTACTGCGGCGGGTCTATCGGGAATGGAGGGCAATGCGGTTTCGTTTTTTTATGATGGCGGAGCGGAAGGGAAGTATATGCTTTTCAATTCCCGCCGGCGGAGACTGAGGGGAATGTCTGCATTTTTCTACCCCGTACCCGCCCCCGCCGTACGAATACGCCCGTGTTGTTTTTATATCAGCGAAAGTTAGTCCTAAGCATCATGGGCCTACTTGCAAAGGATGTGTTCAGTATCGAAAGCGACTTTCTTTTCTTCCCCCTTCCCTCTCTCACTTCCCTGTGAGAGAGGGAAGGGGTGCCGCGTATTTCGCGGCGGGGATGGGTGAGTGTCCCCGTAGCATTCCACAGAATTTATCATATACTGTCCGCATGCCGTCAGAAACATCCCGCATCATCATCAAAGGCATTGTGCAGGGCGTGGGATTCCGCCCGTTCCTCTATCGCATTCTGAGCGAACGCACGATCAATGCCCGCGTGTACAATTCCGTTCGCGGCGTCATCATTGAGACGAATATCCCGCGCAGCGACATTGAATCGCTTATTGCCGTCATCAGGGAACGCGTACCGCCGCTCAGCTACATCGAGTCGATCGATATCGAACATATCCCGTATCAGGTTATCGATGATCTCATCATAGCAGAAAGCGAGGACGACGGTGATGTGGAAGCGCTCATACCGCCGGACAGCGCACTGTGCAGCGACTGCGCGCGCGAGCTCTTCTATGTATCACACCCGAAATATCACTATCCGTTCATCAATTGCACCAATTGCGGTCCGCGCTTTTCCATCGTCGAGACGGTGCCCTATGACCGCATGAACACATCGATGAAGGAATTCCCGATGTGCGAACGCTGTGAGAAGGAATACCGCGCGATCGACGACAGGCGATTCCACGCCGAACCGAACGCCTGCAGTGCATGCGGACCGCGGGTGACGCTTCACGATGCGAAAGGTTCCGTCATCGCGGAAGAAAGCGATACGGCGATAGCAGAAGCGGCGCGGTTGCTCAAGGAGGGCCGCATCGTCGCGATAAAGAGCATCGGCGGTTTCCATATCGCCGTCGACCCGTTCAACGATGATGCGGTGCTTCGCCTGCGCAGGATGAAGGGCCGCGATACGAAACCGTTCGCCCTTATGGCGGACTCGACCGCGTCCGCCGAGCGCTACTGCGACGTGAACGCGGAAGCATCGCGGCTGCTCTCATCGACCGTCGCCCCCATCGTGCTCCTCCCGCGGAGAACGGATGTGCCGGAAGGTACGCGTCCGCTCTCAATGCATGTCGCCCCGCGGTCGTCCGCGTACGGCATCATGCTCCCCTACACGCCGCTCCATCGCCTCCTCTTTGCTCACGGCATTACGCTCCTTATCATGACGAGCGGGAATAAAAAGGACGAACCGATAGAGACCGATAACTACACCATGATGAAGACGTTCGAAGGGGACATCGATGCCTGTCTCGTACATGACCGCCCCATCGTGACGCGCGTTGACGATTCGATAATACGCCCCACCGCGGCAGGCACGGTGTTCATGCGCCGATCGCGCGGTTTCGTGCCGGCACCGATACCCATGCCGACGGCGTCAAGCCGGGAGATACTCGCCATGGGGAGCGATGTGAAGAACGTGTTCGCCTTCGCCCGCGGGCAGAACGCCTTCGCAAGCCAATACACCGGCGATCTGAGCTCCATCGCGAATTTCTATCAGATGCAGCGCAATATCGAGCACATGACACGGCTCTTCTCGTTCGCCCCGGAGGTCATCGCCGTCGATATGCACCCGAACTATTTCTCATCGCAGTTCGGCAATCATCTCGCGGCGAGCCTTGAGGCGCCCGTCGTCCCGGTGCAGCATCATGTGGCGCATGCCGCCTCGCTCATACTCGAACGTGCGATAGAAGCCCCGGCAGCGGTGTTCACGTTCGACGGAAGCGGATACGGCACCGATAATTCCATCTGGGGCGGCGAGGTTATCGTCTTCGACGGGACAGTGTTCACCCGCGTACTCCATCTTCCGCAATTCACGCTCCCCGGGTCCGAGATGGCGATACGCGACAACAACCGCATCGCAGCGGCGCTGCTCTACGCGACGTTCGGACGCGACTTCCTCTCGCTCCCCATCCCCTTTGTCCAGAACGGCGATTTTGACGATATCCTCTTCCAGATAGAACACGGCATCAATGCACCGCGCACGTCGAGCATGGGGCGTGTGTTCGATGCGGTCGCCGCGCTCACCGGCATCCGCGATACGAACACGTATGAGGGCGATGCGGCGATAGCGCTCGAAGAGGCTGCGGCACGCGACGAACGGCATACGCTCATCGACGGCATCCATACCCTTGACTTTCGCCCATTGATAATTAGTATAGTCGAGTTGATCCGAGGGAACGTCCCGCCGCCCGTCATTGCCGCACGGTTCCACAATTCGATCGCACGGACAATGCTCGATACCGCAATGGCGCTCCGCGATGAACGCTCGATCACTCGGTTCGGTGCGAGCGGCGGCGTGTTCCAGAACGCGTTCCTTATCGAACGCGCGAAAGAACTTTTCGACGCGGAGGGGCTCACTCTCTTTCTCCACCGCGGGACGGCACCAAACGACGAATGCATCGCCCTCGGGCAGATAGCCGTGGCGATGATGGAGCATGACTGATGTGTTACAGCGTACCGTGCCAGGTGAAACGGCTTATCGGCGACGATCGCGGCGTCGTGGATATCGGCGGGGTCGAACAGGAAGTGGTCACCAAACTCGTCCCCGACATTGCGGTCGGTGAATATGTGCTCATCCATGCCGGCTACGCGATCGAACGCATCGATGAGGCCATGGCAAAGGAAACGCTTGACATCATGCGATCGATTGAACCCAACGGCGCCTCATAAGCCAGCGCAGCGCCAGCGTGAGTGAATTTTTTTTGTAGGTGAAATGCTCTGATCGATTGACGCCAAATCAAGAGGGATAGACACGAATTGCACGAATAACCACGAATAATTCGTGGAAATTAGTGTAATTCGTGTCTGGCTGCTGATTCCGGCCTCATGCAATTATTTCGCTGCGTTACCACAATAGAAAGTCACACACACGCCAACACCAACGCTTGACTTGTCATTCATTTACCTGTATAGTTTTAAACATCCAAGCAATAAGGCTTTTCGTTCATGCGTGTTCTTATCCTTGATTTTTCCACGCAAGTCCGCGAGGGATTTATCACGACGCTGATACCGGCGGGCTTCGAGGTCATCGCAGTAAAAGAGAAGAAAGAGCTGATACCGACCATCGCCAAGATGCCGTTCGATATCGCCGTTCTCGAGGTGAACGAACAGGATAAAGAGATCGTCCAGATCATCAAGCTCCTTCGTTCCGATCAGCGGTTCCAGGGCGTGAAGATAATCGTCCATATCAATGCACCGTCGAAACAGTTCATCGTCGATATGATAAAGGCGGGCGTAGCGGGCTATCTCCTCAAGCCGTTCAATGAACGCGACCTCCTCGCCCGTTTCCAGAAGATACTGGTGCAGGCGAACATCGAGATGAAAGAGCGGCGCCACGTGCGCGTCAAGCCCGACCCGAAGGACAATATCATCGTCACGTTCCGTTCGCCGTCAACGCACAAGATAATCTCCGGCAAGGTCATCGATATTTCCGCCGGCGGGGTTGCCTTCAGTCTCTTCGGCAACGTTTCGGACGAGGACCTTCAGGTAAAACAGTTCATCAATAATTTCCAGATCCAGATCGAACGCACCCGCGCCACCACCCCCGCGCTCATCATCGCGAAAAAGGACAAGGTCACCGCCGTCCAATACTATAAGATACAGGAATTCGACCTCAATATCATCTGCAAATATGTCTACGACCGGCTCGCCAAGGAAGCGGAAGCATCGATGCGTGCGCCGAAGCCAGTGAGCCCTGAGGGGGAGAACGCCGAGGAAGCGAGAACGGACGAGGTGCCGACGACCGAAGAAGAGAAATGACCCGTATGACCATTGTGCCTGCATTGAGAAACTACACGATACGGCCGGGGTATGCCCTACTATTCATTTGAAAAATCGATACGAACGGACCAATACTACCGCGCTGCGATAGCGGATGCGGTGACCACGGCTGATCAGTCGCGCGTGATACGTATCATCTCCCCGAATTTCGTGCGCCCCGGCGATGTGGTCATGAAATTCGATTCCTCCTCGTCCCCTCCGCTCGTCGATCAATGCGTGGAAATGAACCGCGATTCGAAGCTCATCAAAGCCGTCGAATTCGGCTATATATCGTACGGCGAAACGCCCAACGCACCCGTAGCGGTATTCCCCGTCATCCTTGTCTCCCCCGATAAGCTGCGCGCCCGCGTCATCCTCCCCGACTGCAATGCGATAAAACGCCCATTCTCGCTCAACGACCTGTTAAGCGAGATAGAACGCCGGCATTTCCGCCTCGATTTCGATAAGGACGCGGTACGCAGAGGCTTTGACAGCGCGAAAAAAGGCGACGGCGCCGTCATCGATTTCGCCAGGGGCAGCGCCCCCATCGATACGCGCCCGGCGGACATCCGTCTCTCGATACGCCCCATAACCCGGCAGTTCATCGGCGGCGACCGCTTCGTGCTCGCCTTCGATTTCAAGAAACTGCCGATCGTTGCCGCGCAGTCGACCATCGCCGTCATCATGCCCCCGAAACCGGGGATCGACGGTGAGGACGTGTACGGCAAGACACTCTCCCCGCGCGGTTCACAGGAGCCGTTGCTCGCCCCGGCGGACGGCACGGTATTGAGCGAAGACAAACGAACGGTCGCGGCTGCGGCCGCGGGTCTGCTTACGGTCATCGACCGCGCCGTATCGGTACTGCCCATACGCGAAACACATACGATGAACAATGCCGATGAACCGTCGCTCGCCGAAACGCTCATCGTGCGCGGGAACATCGAACGCTCGCGCATCACGAGCAGATGCCCTATCATCGTTCTCGGCGATGTCATATCCTCGAGCCTGCGCTCCGATGTCGGCGTATTCGTGCAGGGTTGTGTGCAGGGAAGCGCCGAGGACCGCATCGTTTCGGGCGGCGACATCACGGCAACGTCCATCATCGGTGTCACCGTGCTCGCCAACGGCCACATCGTCTCGGGGCGGATAGAGAACGCGCGGATAAAGACGAACGCCGCCGTCATCACCTCGAACGCCGGCACCATTTCCGGCGGGAAGGTCGAAGCGGCGCTCGGTATAAGCGCCGGTGTCGTGAGCGGCAGTGCGCTCGCATGCGGGAACGGCGATGAAATAGCCGCCAAGCTCACGAATTACGCCGCAAAAGAAGAGGACAATCAGGCCATGATAAAGAAATTCCTCGGCAAGCTCGGGCCGAATTTCCTCAAGGGACATCGGGAATATCTCAAGGCGCTGTCGCCGGACCAGCATGAAACAGCGAAGGTGCTCATGCGCGAGTACAACAATATCTGCATCGAACAGCGCATCCTCAAAGGGCGCATCACGAAGATAAGCGATCATCTCGCATTGGTGAAGCACGCGCGGATACAGTGCCGGAGGATAGCGCCGCCGGTATCCATCGCCATC
It encodes the following:
- the hypF gene encoding carbamoyltransferase HypF — protein: MPSETSRIIIKGIVQGVGFRPFLYRILSERTINARVYNSVRGVIIETNIPRSDIESLIAVIRERVPPLSYIESIDIEHIPYQVIDDLIIAESEDDGDVEALIPPDSALCSDCARELFYVSHPKYHYPFINCTNCGPRFSIVETVPYDRMNTSMKEFPMCERCEKEYRAIDDRRFHAEPNACSACGPRVTLHDAKGSVIAEESDTAIAEAARLLKEGRIVAIKSIGGFHIAVDPFNDDAVLRLRRMKGRDTKPFALMADSTASAERYCDVNAEASRLLSSTVAPIVLLPRRTDVPEGTRPLSMHVAPRSSAYGIMLPYTPLHRLLFAHGITLLIMTSGNKKDEPIETDNYTMMKTFEGDIDACLVHDRPIVTRVDDSIIRPTAAGTVFMRRSRGFVPAPIPMPTASSREILAMGSDVKNVFAFARGQNAFASQYTGDLSSIANFYQMQRNIEHMTRLFSFAPEVIAVDMHPNYFSSQFGNHLAASLEAPVVPVQHHVAHAASLILERAIEAPAAVFTFDGSGYGTDNSIWGGEVIVFDGTVFTRVLHLPQFTLPGSEMAIRDNNRIAAALLYATFGRDFLSLPIPFVQNGDFDDILFQIEHGINAPRTSSMGRVFDAVAALTGIRDTNTYEGDAAIALEEAAARDERHTLIDGIHTLDFRPLIISIVELIRGNVPPPVIAARFHNSIARTMLDTAMALRDERSITRFGASGGVFQNAFLIERAKELFDAEGLTLFLHRGTAPNDECIALGQIAVAMMEHD
- a CDS encoding FapA family protein, which translates into the protein MPYYSFEKSIRTDQYYRAAIADAVTTADQSRVIRIISPNFVRPGDVVMKFDSSSSPPLVDQCVEMNRDSKLIKAVEFGYISYGETPNAPVAVFPVILVSPDKLRARVILPDCNAIKRPFSLNDLLSEIERRHFRLDFDKDAVRRGFDSAKKGDGAVIDFARGSAPIDTRPADIRLSIRPITRQFIGGDRFVLAFDFKKLPIVAAQSTIAVIMPPKPGIDGEDVYGKTLSPRGSQEPLLAPADGTVLSEDKRTVAAAAAGLLTVIDRAVSVLPIRETHTMNNADEPSLAETLIVRGNIERSRITSRCPIIVLGDVISSSLRSDVGVFVQGCVQGSAEDRIVSGGDITATSIIGVTVLANGHIVSGRIENARIKTNAAVITSNAGTISGGKVEAALGISAGVVSGSALACGNGDEIAAKLTNYAAKEEDNQAMIKKFLGKLGPNFLKGHREYLKALSPDQHETAKVLMREYNNICIEQRILKGRITKISDHLALVKHARIQCRRIAPPVSIAIASASRDIGEAKENVEYCREDGIVERPHSETPIIPPA
- a CDS encoding response regulator, with translation MRVLILDFSTQVREGFITTLIPAGFEVIAVKEKKELIPTIAKMPFDIAVLEVNEQDKEIVQIIKLLRSDQRFQGVKIIVHINAPSKQFIVDMIKAGVAGYLLKPFNERDLLARFQKILVQANIEMKERRHVRVKPDPKDNIIVTFRSPSTHKIISGKVIDISAGGVAFSLFGNVSDEDLQVKQFINNFQIQIERTRATTPALIIAKKDKVTAVQYYKIQEFDLNIICKYVYDRLAKEAEASMRAPKPVSPEGENAEEARTDEVPTTEEEK
- a CDS encoding HypC/HybG/HupF family hydrogenase formation chaperone; protein product: MCYSVPCQVKRLIGDDRGVVDIGGVEQEVVTKLVPDIAVGEYVLIHAGYAIERIDEAMAKETLDIMRSIEPNGAS